One Salmo salar chromosome ssa01, Ssal_v3.1, whole genome shotgun sequence DNA window includes the following coding sequences:
- the timp2a gene encoding metalloproteinase inhibitor 2a has product MALSINGVLCTLTVLILWRAEELVEACSCAPVHPQQAFCNADVVIRAKVVGEKEVDTGNDIYGNPIKRIQYEVKQIKMFKGPDQDIEAIFTSPVSAVCGVTLDTSGKKEYLISGKVEAGGKMHVTLCDYITPWESMSPTQKKSLTQRYQMGCDCKIVRCPSLPCAISAPEECLWTDLMIEKQVHGRQANHYTCVKRADGSCSWYRGVTPPKKEFLDIEDP; this is encoded by the exons ATGGCGTTGTCAATTAACGGCGTCCTCTGTACGCTGACGGTACTGATTTTGTGGCGGGCAGAGGAGCTAGTGGAAGCTTGCAGCTGTGCACCCGTGCACCCGCAACAGGCTTTCTGTAACGCGGACGTAG TGATCCGAGCGAAGGTGGTGGGGGAGAAGGAGGTGGATACTGGGAATGATATCTATGGGaaccccatcaagaggatccagTATGAGGTCAAGCAGATCAAG ATGTTTAAGGGTCCTGACCAGGACATTGAGGCGATCTTCACTTCACCAGTCTCTGCTGTGTGTGGCGTTACCTTGGATACTAGCGGCAAGAAGGAGTACCTAATATCCG GCAAGGTGGAGGCAGGTGGGAAGATGCATGTGACCCTGTGTGACTACATCACGCCCTGGGAGTCCATGAGCCCCACTCAGAAGAAGAGTCTGACTCAGCGCTATCAGATGGGCTGTGACTGcaag attgTGCGCTGCCCCTCCCTGCCCTGTGCCATCTCTGCTCCAGAGGAGTGTCTGTGGACAGACCTGATGATAGAGAAGCAGGTGCACGGTCGCCAAGCTAACCACTACACCTGCGTCAAGAGGGCCGACGGCTCCTGTTCCTGGTATCGCGGTGTGACTCCGCCCAAGAAGGAGTTCCTGGACATCGAGGACCCCTAG